One Bufo gargarizans isolate SCDJY-AF-19 chromosome 4, ASM1485885v1, whole genome shotgun sequence DNA window includes the following coding sequences:
- the STON1 gene encoding stonin-1 encodes MSSPNHDNWVTFDDENLFQSPQKSPTCPHENAHNSKPSELKLSLSHERMTSISSSNSTTPLTSPIIDFFMSPGPPSNSPLRTPIKDSPSTPCTPKQVSFNLYPSAERSQNHHYTFSEGSTPLTTVPTPTISSFADTNNTNQNPSLYKSNNSLGHFSLFHLDHSQNDCAFSSPFWNNDATSSSSTTAESQSKEKKFAKQEYNISEKETSNNQKSLNHCSFSYVCERLQHLKIDPPDNLRHQPACAESESPSFIPQSLFRSQRKDGWPFMLRIPEKKNMMSSRQWGPIYLKVVSGGILQMYYEKGLEKPFKEFQLHQFCRLSEPKLENLGVSSKIHTVKIENVTYVERRKYHPKPEVVHEAEIEQMLKLGTTEYSDLMDFITTIEEKLLLLSPVSKQKKTYEEPEMLVELVDNFWGQISKEGKLRDKSLVCQLYCLSFINSGMECFLTLNDIELEKLNYFEKNSEKNLINISEYHFHKCVKQHEFDKSRIVKFTPMDACRFELMRFKVPCDVKDLPFSLKSLAAIQGAYVELQAFLNMSSSMVGPSQVKYCENITIHFPVPAPWVKALWTVSLQRQRSLKTKMNRRACLSTGFEMESEPVIQVTIGTAKYENAYKAVVWKIDRLPDKNSSPDQPHSLSCKLELGSDQEIPRSWNPMANVQFIMPFTCVSGAEVKSMGVENDLQPHKQVTQKACYHIQVEIDRKRIPTDGEDMDKTRECRTQ; translated from the exons ATGTCTTCACCAAATCATGATAACTGGGTAACTTTTGATGACGAAAATCTGTTCCAGTCTCCACAAAAATCCCCAACATGTCCTCATGAGAATGCACATAATTCTAAACCAAGTGAACTTAAACTAAGCCTGTCTCATGAACGGATGACAAGCATTTCTTCCTCCAACTCCACCACCCCTCTCACATCTCCTATAATTGACTTCTTCATGAGTCCTGGTCCTCCGAGCAATTCCCCTCTTCGTACCCCTATTAAGGACAGCCCATCCACGCCATGCACCCCTAAACAAGTATCTTTTAACTTGTATCCTAGTGCTGAGAGGTCTCAGAACCACCATTATACATTTTCTGAAGGATCAACTCCGTTGACAACAGTTCCGACTCCAACTATTTCATCCTTTGCAGATACAAACAACACAAATCAGAATCCTTCACTGTACAAAAGTAATAATAGTTtaggacatttttcacttttccaTTTAGATCACTCTCAAAATGATTGTGCCTTCTCAAGCCCATTTTGGAACAATGATGCCACAAGTTCTTCAAGCACTACAGCTGAATCTcagtcaaaagaaaaaaaatttgcaaagcaGGAATATAATATATCCGAAAAGGAAACCTCTAATAACCAGAAGAGTCTTAACCACTGTTCCTTTAGTTATGTTTGTGAACGGCTTCAGCATTTAAAGATTGACCCACCTGACAACTTGAGGCATCAGCCTGCCTGTGCTGAAAGTGAAAGCCCATCATTTATTCCACAAAGTCTCTTTAGAAGTCAGAGGAAAGATGGGTGGCCTTTTATGTTGAGGATACCAGAAAAAAAGAACATGATGTCTTCCAGGCAGTGGGGACCTATTTACCTGAAAGTTGTATCTGGTGGAATTCTGCAAATGTATTATGAAAAGGGCCTTGAAAAACCGTTCAAAGAATTTCAGCTTCATCAATTCTGCAGACTTTCGGAGCCAAAACTCGAAAACTTAGGAGTTTCAAGTAAAATACACACTGTTAAGATAGAAAATGTAACGTATGTGGAAAGAAGGAAATATCATCCAAAACCCGAAGTGGTTCATGAGGCAGAAATCGAGCAAATGTTAAAATTGGGAACCACAGAGTATTCTGATTTGATGGACTTTATTACGACAATAGAGGAGAAGCTTTTGTTGCTTTCACCAGTTTCGAAACAGAAGAAAACTTATGAAGAGCCTGAAATGTTGGTGGAGCTAGTGGACAATTTTTGGGGCCAAATATCAAAAGAAGGAAAGCTAAGAGACAAGTCGCTGGTCTGTCAGTTGTATTGTCTTAGTTTCATTAATAGCGGCATGGAGTGTTTTTTAACATTAAATGACATTGAACTAGAAAAGCTGAACTACTTTGAGAAGAACAGTGAGAAAAACTTGATCAATATTTCGGAATATCATTTCCACAAATGTGTTAAGCAACATGAATTTGACAAGTCCCGGATAGTGAAATTCACACCGATGGATGCGTGCCGGTTTGAACTCATGCGTTTTAAGGTTCCTTGTGATGTCAAAGACCTTCCGTTTTCACTAAAGAGCTTGGCTGCGATACAAGGAGCCTATGTGGAGCTCCAAGCTTTCTTAAACATGTCCAGTAGTATGGTGGGTCCTTCACAGGTGAAATACTGTGAAAATATTACTATCCACTTCCCGGTACCTGCACCATGGGTAAAAGCACTTTGGACTGTTAGTCTGCAGAGGCAAAGGTCTCTAAAGACGAAGATGAACAGAAGAGCTTGTCTTAGTACTGGATTTGAAATGGAATCAGAGCCGGTAATACAAGTAACGATCGGGACAGCAAAATACGAGAATGCATACAAAGCTGTTGTGTGGAAGATTGATCGACTCCCAGACAAAAATtcta GTCCTGATCAGCCGCACAGTTTATCCTGTAAGCTTGAGCTGGGCTCCGACCAGGAGATACCTCGCAGCTGGAATCCGATGGCAAATGTGCAGTTTATTATGCCGTTTACATGTGTCTCTGGGGCAGAGGTGAAATCAATGGGCGTCGAGAATGATCTCCAGCCCCATAAACAAGTCACCCAAAAGGCCTGCTACCACATCCAG